From a region of the Methylocystis hirsuta genome:
- a CDS encoding type II toxin-antitoxin system RelE/ParE family toxin — MAKLTLTPRAEADLFEIWATIAMDNAAAADKLFRRMMKKAHLAAENPRMGAPRPELSPTARILVEGRYLIIYEPQPDGAKLIAIVHGMRDPAAWLS; from the coding sequence GTGGCTAAACTCACGCTGACGCCTCGCGCGGAAGCGGACCTTTTTGAAATTTGGGCGACGATCGCCATGGACAATGCCGCCGCGGCGGACAAGCTTTTTCGCCGCATGATGAAAAAGGCGCATCTTGCCGCCGAAAATCCGCGCATGGGCGCGCCGCGACCGGAACTTAGTCCAACTGCACGGATTCTGGTCGAAGGCCGCTACCTGATCATTTACGAGCCTCAGCCGGATGGCGCCAAGCTGATCGCGATCGTTCACGGCATGCGCGACCCGGCAGCTTGGCTGAGCTGA
- the dnaN gene encoding DNA polymerase III subunit beta, with amino-acid sequence MKVTIERAALLRALGHVHRVVERRTTIPILANVLLSAADGALTLKATDLDLEITEKTPAEVSQPGATTLPAHTLYDIVRKLPEGAQVSLETTGDAGQLTLRSGRSRFNLSSLPESDFPDVTSGDFSHKFALAPADLKRLIEKTQFAISSEETRYYLNGIYLHTLDVEGLPMLRAVATDGHRLARLELPAPEGSAGMPGVILPRKAVTEVQRLIEDAQGEVSVELSINKMRFTFGDALLTTKLIDGTFPDYGRVIPAGNDKRLTVERDVFAKAVDRVSTISSERGRAVKLSLTESKLVLSVTNPDQGSAVEELEADYDGPPLDIGFNARYLLDITQQLDSDTALFKLADPGSPTLVQDRDGATALYVLMPMRV; translated from the coding sequence ATGAAGGTCACCATCGAGAGAGCGGCGCTGTTGCGGGCGCTCGGCCATGTTCACCGCGTGGTGGAGCGACGCACGACCATTCCGATCCTGGCGAATGTGCTGCTCTCCGCCGCGGACGGCGCGCTGACGCTCAAGGCCACCGATCTCGATCTGGAAATTACCGAGAAGACCCCGGCGGAGGTCTCCCAACCCGGCGCGACGACGCTGCCGGCGCATACGCTCTATGACATCGTGCGCAAACTGCCGGAGGGCGCGCAGGTCTCTTTGGAGACGACGGGCGACGCCGGACAGCTGACGCTGCGCTCCGGGCGTTCGCGGTTCAACCTCTCGAGTCTCCCCGAAAGCGACTTTCCCGACGTCACCTCCGGCGACTTCAGCCATAAGTTCGCGCTCGCGCCGGCGGATCTCAAGCGGCTGATCGAAAAGACGCAGTTCGCCATCTCTTCCGAAGAGACGCGCTATTACCTCAACGGCATCTATCTCCACACGCTTGACGTCGAGGGCCTGCCGATGCTCCGGGCCGTCGCGACCGACGGCCATCGTCTGGCGCGGCTGGAGCTTCCGGCGCCTGAAGGCAGCGCGGGCATGCCGGGCGTCATCCTGCCGCGCAAGGCTGTCACCGAAGTGCAGCGTCTCATCGAGGATGCGCAAGGTGAGGTTTCAGTCGAGCTTTCGATCAACAAGATGCGCTTCACCTTCGGCGACGCGTTGCTGACGACGAAACTGATCGACGGCACGTTCCCCGATTACGGGCGCGTCATTCCCGCCGGCAACGACAAGCGGCTCACCGTCGAGCGCGACGTCTTCGCCAAGGCGGTCGATCGCGTCTCGACGATCTCCTCCGAGCGCGGACGCGCCGTCAAGCTCTCGCTCACCGAGAGCAAGCTCGTGCTGTCCGTCACCAATCCGGACCAGGGCTCGGCGGTGGAGGAGCTCGAAGCCGACTATGACGGGCCGCCGCTCGATATCGGCTTCAACGCCCGCTACCTCCTGGACATCACCCAGCAGCTCGACAGCGACACGGCGCTGTTCAAGCTCGCCGACCCCGGCTCGCCGACGCTGGTGCAGGACCGCGACGGGGCCACCGCGCTCTACGTCTTGATGCCGATGCGCGTTTAA
- a CDS encoding type II toxin-antitoxin system ParD family antitoxin encodes MRTMTISLSQQQASRIKKAVDTGAYASNSEVLRDALRLWEQREDLRALELARLKKAYDAGLASGDAREIGAEDLLKEFRKKAAARG; translated from the coding sequence ATGCGAACCATGACGATCTCGCTTTCGCAGCAGCAGGCGAGCCGAATTAAAAAGGCGGTCGACACAGGCGCTTACGCCTCGAACAGCGAGGTCTTGCGCGACGCGCTTCGCCTATGGGAGCAGCGCGAGGATTTGCGCGCGCTTGAATTGGCGCGCCTGAAGAAGGCTTATGACGCGGGCCTTGCCAGCGGCGATGCCCGCGAGATAGGCGCGGAGGATCTGCTGAAGGAGTTCCGGAAAAAAGCCGCGGCGCGTGGCTAA